The sequence below is a genomic window from Bactrocera neohumeralis isolate Rockhampton chromosome 4, APGP_CSIRO_Bneo_wtdbg2-racon-allhic-juicebox.fasta_v2, whole genome shotgun sequence.
aattttgtgaagatatctcgtcaaatgaaaaagttttccctacgagtacttgattccaatcgttcagtttgaatgACAGATATAttctatagtagtccgatatcatcggttccgacaaatgagcagctttttggggcGAAAAGAGCGTGTGCAGTATTTCAGATGAAGACTATTACCAAGGGACtacttcgcgtatatacagacggacggacagatggacagacagacggatatggctaaatctacttagctcgtcacgctgtttatttacttatatacactCCTTTTAGGTGGTACAAACTGGTCATACGCTATTCTGGGTCAGTTTCGACCCAccttaatgaaaaaaatgtataatatacacacacatttttacaaataGACAATAAACACTTGCTCACGCGCATACATACACGTGCCGCTTCCATTTCTATTTATATAGCCGAAGAGCAACGAAGAATGAggaataaatgaattttaataaacaacatCTGTAGACGAAGACGCACAAGTGCTCtagcgaaaacaaaaaaatgcattgcGTCTGCACAAAATATgctgaaattttcacaaacttttttttttattttcatttacataaataatatgcaTTTCGAATAATTTACAGGCGCTAACAGCGTTCGACGCCAGAGTCAACGACTCTTCGCCGTGTCCAACGCCCACGCCTCGGCCTCGGCCGCCGCTCGTCCAGCATTGAGCCAGTTTCGTGATATACTGAGCAAGCAAATTACGGGCATCAAGGATGCCGGCACCTATAAAATGGAGCGCATTATCACCTCTTCACAGAGCACAGAGATCACCGTGGATGGCACACAGAAACGCATCTTGAATTTTTGCGCAAATAATTATCTCGGTTTGGCGGTATGTATAGTCCATGATATTTTCTTTCTCTATAAGTACTCCATCCATTTGATAATGCTGGTCTATGTGTTTTATACCAGCTGTTTGTTCAATTCGCTACTCTTCAAGCTTTGTCGATAAAAGGAGAGCATAAACATAAAGGGGAATCAATTTCTAGGTTCCCTACTTTtgttgaagaaaaaacacagaaactcaCTGTCCTAAATTTATTCATCTGTAATGTACCTTTTCATTTTTTACAGAACAATCCCGAAGTGGTAAACTACAGCAAAGAGCTGCTGGATAAATATGGTGCCGGTCTTAGCTCGGTACGTTTCATTTGCGGCACACAAACGATACATAAGCAGCTGGAAAAGAAAATTGCCCAGTTCCATGGGCGTGAGGATGCCATTTTGTATGCGTCTTGCTTTGATGCCAATGCCGGTATATTCGAAGCAATCCTGACGCCTGACGACGCCGTCTTTTCCGATGAACTGAATCACGCCTCCATTATTGATGGCATACGTTTATGTAAGGCGCAGAAGCAGCGCTATAAGCATCGTGATATGAGTGGTAATAACTAATTTCTATACTctaagtttaaattttattaaaaaatataaattttttcataaatacttTTGCCTTCTTCTCCAAATACAGATCTCGAAAAGCAACTGCAATCTTCAACGGCGCGTCTCAAGCTGATTGTCACCGATGGCGTCTTCTCAATGGATGGCAACATCGCGCCTTTGCCGAAGATTGTCGATCTCGCTGCCAAATATGATGCGTTGGTCTTTATCGATGAATGCCATGCAACGGGTTTCTTTGGCGCCACCGGACGTGGTACTGAGGAATACCACAATCTCCTGGGTCGTGTGGATATTATCAATTCCACTTTGGGCAAAGCACTTGGTGGTGCTGCTGGTGGTTATACCACTGGTCCGAAAGAATTGATTACGCTACTGCGTCAAAAGTCGCGCCCTTATCTCTTCTCCAACTCCCTACCACCACCAGTAGTGGCAACTGGCATTAAGGTTATGGATATGCTAATGGATTCCGATCAGTTGTCACAGCGCGTACAAAGCAATACAAAACGTTTTCGCGATGCCATGACTAAGGCGGGCTTTATAATCGCTGGCGAAAATCATCCAATTTGCCCCGTGATGTTGGGCGATGCTCGTCTCGCCTCCATATTCGCTGATCAAATGCTTTGTAAGTAGAATTGTTATTCCACTCTATGTTGTTCTCTCTGCTCAATTGTTATTATTGAAATCTTCATCACACAGCGCGTGGCATTTATGTCATTGGCTTTAGCTATCCAGTGGTTCCCAAAGGCAAGGCGCGTATTCGTGTACAAATATCGGCGGCGCATACAACGGACGACGTCGATCATGCCGTGGCCGCATTTATCGATGTCGGCAAGTCGCTCAAGGTTATTAAGTAAAAAGGGCTGACTTCGACAGAAGAAATGAATAACTCTTGAAGAAAACTTACGGTTTACGCCACAAAAGCAACAGGTCTTTGCATttattatatgtgtatgtattatatatgttacatattaagaaataaaagaaaaattcatacATAGATCttcgtatgtatgttttaatagTCTAATATtttagttgtttatttttgtaatttctgcgaaaaaatatgaaattttaattaaggcCAAGCTTTAGAGAATGCGGATATTTCTATATAATAAACTACCAAGATGAGCTAGTAGGTATAAAGCAAAAGACGGGTCCGCTGTTTTTTATTCATGGATAATTTTTAATCGCCTATCGCGGCTCACAGGAATAGCCTTTGACATGTCCGCCCAATTGAGCTTTATTTCAATccgaaaaaacagaaacttgTCTTTTCACAAGAAAGAAACAATTTTCGCTTTCAAATTCTTCTCTTTATAGGATAGAACTATTTCTTTTTCGAGCTATGTATGTTTAATATCTCgtggttcttcttctttactggtgtagaaACCGTctacgcagttatagccgagttaaaaacatTGCGccggtcgtttcttcttttcgcaaggtggcgccaattggagattccaagcggagctaggtccttctccacctgatccttccaacggagtggaggtcttcctcttcctctgctttcaccggcgggtactgcgccgaaaactttcagagctgaagtgtttttgtccattcggacaacatgatctggccagcgtagccgctgtcttttaattcgctgaacttcaacgtcgtcgtatatctcacacaACTCATCGATCCATCGAATCCATCATCCTTACTATTCGCCGTGGCCagcgcgcaaaggaccataaacctttcgcagaacttttctctcgaaaacttgcaacgtcgactcatcagatgcccatgcctctgcaccatatagcaggacgggaataatgagtgacttatagagttttgtttatgttcgtcgagagaggagttTACTTCtgaattgcctacttagtccgaagtagcacctgttggcattgcgttggatttcgaggctgacgttgttgttatgACGTGACGTGCCTAGCTTCgacgcgacgactgtttgttttatgacaggagatatttcattttcccctttttcactgccagacccatttgctttgcttccttatccagtctggagaaagcagaacaaatGGCGCaagtgttgaggccaatgacatCAACATCACCGGCatgcgccagcagctgtacactcttgtagaagattgtaccttctcggcttagttctgcagctcgaattattttctccagaaaaaggttgaagaagtcaatCTCGTAGTTATCGTAGTTAAAAAAATGAAGTGGAGAGAACATACCTTTTGAATCTGTAACCCTTGATCTAACCAGTAAGTCAAAAAAAACATTCTAGTGCACAGTAAAGCGGCAATTAAGGCTATTGGTTAGGGATCACATATTATTAAGATCCCCcctcataaaatttaaaaatctataatCCATCTTAAAAGACTTGCGCCTCCATTTTTAACCAACCAAGTATAAAGCATAGATTCTCCTTGAATCCCTTCAGCCCTAAGTTGCTTATACGTAACTTCTATGTTTGA
It includes:
- the LOC126754549 gene encoding 2-amino-3-ketobutyrate coenzyme A ligase, mitochondrial isoform X1, which gives rise to MPIFSKYALFRGANSVRRQSQRLFAVSNAHASASAAARPALSQFRDILSKQITGIKDAGTYKMERIITSSQSTEITVDGTQKRILNFCANNYLGLANNPEVVNYSKELLDKYGAGLSSVRFICGTQTIHKQLEKKIAQFHGREDAILYASCFDANAGIFEAILTPDDAVFSDELNHASIIDGIRLCKAQKQRYKHRDMSDLEKQLQSSTARLKLIVTDGVFSMDGNIAPLPKIVDLAAKYDALVFIDECHATGFFGATGRGTEEYHNLLGRVDIINSTLGKALGGAAGGYTTGPKELITLLRQKSRPYLFSNSLPPPVVATGIKVMDMLMDSDQLSQRVQSNTKRFRDAMTKAGFIIAGENHPICPVMLGDARLASIFADQMLSRGIYVIGFSYPVVPKGKARIRVQISAAHTTDDVDHAVAAFIDVGKSLKVIK
- the LOC126754549 gene encoding 2-amino-3-ketobutyrate coenzyme A ligase, mitochondrial isoform X2, which produces MIKEIFSGANSVRRQSQRLFAVSNAHASASAAARPALSQFRDILSKQITGIKDAGTYKMERIITSSQSTEITVDGTQKRILNFCANNYLGLANNPEVVNYSKELLDKYGAGLSSVRFICGTQTIHKQLEKKIAQFHGREDAILYASCFDANAGIFEAILTPDDAVFSDELNHASIIDGIRLCKAQKQRYKHRDMSDLEKQLQSSTARLKLIVTDGVFSMDGNIAPLPKIVDLAAKYDALVFIDECHATGFFGATGRGTEEYHNLLGRVDIINSTLGKALGGAAGGYTTGPKELITLLRQKSRPYLFSNSLPPPVVATGIKVMDMLMDSDQLSQRVQSNTKRFRDAMTKAGFIIAGENHPICPVMLGDARLASIFADQMLSRGIYVIGFSYPVVPKGKARIRVQISAAHTTDDVDHAVAAFIDVGKSLKVIK